In the Caenorhabditis elegans chromosome X genome, one interval contains:
- the csb-1 gene encoding DNA repair and recombination protein RAD54-like (Confirmed by transcript evidence), which translates to MSTKPEPENPDSGTPKTLSVDDDDIVVIEDQNTPKYREAALRRSNSSSSDFDEKWEPELDEEDFCENDADVLAEPISSKSRKKSRRSDSSEFVPSEESDDDEEYEVLEKSRKKGRKSGSSSRSSSDDFIESDDNEDYKSAGLLDDNDSKNFKARIDKLKPEATSELVDTRMVTSEEYGKSSKPWKVNAGVWNKLHKFQQEGVEWLQKKTDHRSGGILADEMGLGKTIQSVVFLRSIQETARTHYKTTGLDTALIVCHVSIIAQWIKELNQWFPKARVFLLHSHCSTGRQEDYVGSIFRKLQRRRKEYPDGAIILTTYSLFTKLKKPIVKHLWQVVILDEGHYIRNENTKCSIAMRKLMTTQRFILTGTPFQNRLSEFWKLVDFVHPGRLSDSATFHRNFTHIINAGANLNCSPEAAAKAYECLVALHIAVKPLILRRLQEDHKEVLQLPEKQEIVLSCELSKRQRRLYMEYGNSHQVNEIIERRLKAFVGINHLTNICNHPGIYRSLSPASPKFGSIKDSGKVEMTFKLFDDWFKSPTNRVILFTQRRTVITMMEYFLAEKGIKCVSLTGADSAAARPKIIKKFEDDVSIKVFLMTTRAGGLGLNLTCANKVIIFDPDWNPQADNQAKNRIYRMGQTNDVAIYRLVSNGTIEDLKFFKQVQKENLAARLLHNAEIDQFVPNNTLADLFRLKPKGLEGSEIGVYLDGEIAREGSKKQKRDKVEKKAAKKRMKNKLAGFEDKKLLLSLFDDDKLVAMREHSISLQNSSSMNRIEKMKMRKSIDDAVGSLLHTEGRLAHTWKQVFHKQLRKTLKKSINGDYFVEEEQLDSYWNTVHSGFRANDDQRELDRLVKLATDMLQFFNGVPGAKEDSIHRIFVKDSDRKDPTQMFFIQEIISTLAKYDDASDTWILRDKYRSADVLSPVKKKNKRRSDDNDEVDAKRARKSREWSDSSGPSTSRM; encoded by the exons atgtCAACTAAACCGGAACCAGAAAATCCCGATTCTGGTACACCAAAAACTCTCTCAGTTGACGATGATGATATAGTTGTTATTGAAGATCAGAATACTCCGAAGTATAGAGAGGCAGCTCTCAG aagatcaAATTCGAGCTCGTcggattttgatgaaaaatgggAGCCAGAACTTGATGAGGAagatttctgtgaaaatgaCGCGGATGTGTTGGCTGAGCCAATTAGCTCAAAATCCAGGAAAAAGTCACGACGAAGTGATTCCTCAGAATTCGTGCCAAGTGAAGAGTCTGACGATGATGAAGAGTACGAAgttctcgaaaaatcgaggaaaaaaGGACGGAAATCTGGATCCAGTTCTCGATCTTCATCAGATGATTTCATTGAGTCTGATGACAATGAGGATTACAAATCGGCAGGATTGCTAGATGACAATGattcgaaaaactttaaagcTCGTATTGATAAGCTGAAGCCTGAAGCCACGAGTGAGCTTGTCGACACGCGGATGGTTACGTCGGAGGAGTATGGAAAGTCAAGCAAGCCTTGGAAAGTGAACGCTGGAGTCTGGAATAAGCTTCACaa gtTCCAACAGGAAGGTGTCGAGTGGTTGCAGAAGAAGACTGATCATCGGAGCGGAGGAATATTGGCGGACGAAATGGGTCTTGGAAAGACAATTCAATCAGTTGTCTTTTTGAGATCAATTCAAGAAACCGCTCGTACTCATTACAA AACCACTGGCCTTGACACCGCTCTAATCGTCTGCCATGTCTCAATCATCGCACAATGGATTAAGGAGCTGAACCAGTGGTTTCCGAAAGCTCGAGTTTTTCTGCTCCACTCACACTGTTCTACCGGCCGACAAGAAGATTACGTAGGAAGTATCTTCCGAAAACTGCAGAGAAGACGCAAAGAGTATCCGGACGGCGCCATCATCCTCACCACCTACTCACTGTTCACCAAACTGAAGAAGCCCATTGTGAAGCATCTTTGGCAGGTTGTGATTCTAGATGAAGGGCATTATATTAGAAATGAAAACACAAAATGCTCAATTGCTATGCGGAAGCTTATGACGACCCAGAGATTTATCCTGACCGGCACACCATTCCAAAATCGACTCtcggaattttggaaacttgtcGATTTTGTGCATCCCGGACGGCTCTCGGACTCGGCGACATTCCATCGCAATTTTACGCATATCATCAATGCTGGAGCCAACCTGAACTGCTCACCTGAAGCCGCTGCAAAAGCATATGAGTGCCTTGTAGCTCTGCACATAGCCGTGAAGCCCCTCATTCTTCGAAGACTTCAAGAAGATCACAAAGAGGTGCTTCAACTGCCGGAGAAGCAGGAAAtc GTTCTCAGTTGTGAGCTCTCCAAAAGACAAAGGAGATTGTACATGGAATACGGGAATTCGCATCAAGtaaatgaaattattgagCGCAGATTGAAAGCTTTCGTCGGCATCAACCACCTCACCAACATTTGCAACCATCCGGGAATCTATCGTTCTCTGAGCCCTGCAAGCCCAAAATTTGGCTCCATCAAAGATAGTGGAAAGGTGGAAATGACgttcaaattatttgatgaTTGGTTCAAGTCCCCCACCAATCGTGTGATCCTGTTTACTCAGAGAAGAACAGTCATCACGATGATGGAGTATTTTCTTGCCGAGAAGGG AATCAAATGCGTCTCACTCACTGGAGCCGACTCCGCTGCAGCCCGTCCCAAGATCatcaagaaatttgaagatgaCGTAAGCATCAAGGTGTTCTTGATGACAACTCGTGCGGGAGGTCTCGGACTCAACCTGACGTGTGCAAACAAGGTGATAATTTTTGATCCTGACTGGAACCCACAAGCTGACAATCAAGCCAAGAACCGGATTTATCGGATGGGTCAGACCAATGATGTAGCGATCTACCGACTCGTGTCTAATGGAACCATTGAAGATCTGAAGTTCTTTAA gcaaGTTCAAAAGGAGAATCTTGCTGCTCGCCTACTACACAATGCTGAAATCGATCAGTTTGTCCCGAACAACACACTTGCTGATCTCTTCCGCCTTAAGCCAAAAGGGCTCGAAGGATCTGAAATCGGAGTCTACTTGGATGGCGAGATCGCGAGAGAAGGatcaaagaaacaaaaacgTGACAAGGTGGAGAAGAAGGCCGCCAAGAAACGGATg AAGAACAAGCTGGCAGGATTCGAGGACAAGAAGCTCCTTCTGTCTCTGTTTGATGATGATAAGCTGGTTGCCATGCGAGAGCACTCGATCTCACTTCAAAATTCGTCTTCGATGAACCGAattgaaaagatgaaaatgagaaagtcTATTGACGATGCTGTTGGGAGTTTGCTTCATAC AGAAGGACGCCTTGCGCACACTTGGAAACAAGTATTCCACAAGCAACTTCGTAAAACCTTGAAGAAATCCATCAACGGAGACTATTTTGTCGAGGAGGAGCAATTGGATTCATATTGGAATACAGTGCATTCGGGATTTCGTGCAAACGACGATCAGCGAGAG CTTGATCGTCTTGTGAAGCTTGCCACCGACATGCTCCAGTTCTTCAATGGTGTGCCTGGAGCCAAAGAAGATTCTATCCACAGAATCTTTGTGAAAGATTCTGACCGTAAAGATCCAACGCAAATGTTCTTCATCCAGGAGATTATATCGACGTTGGCAAAGTATGACGATGCCAGCGATACGTGGATTCTTCGCGATAAGTATAGATCGGCAGATGTGCTGTCGCcagtgaagaagaagaataagagAAGATCAGATGACAATGATGAAGTGGATGCCAAGAGAGCCAGGAAGTCAAGAGAGTGGTCGGATTCATCAGGACCGAGTACTTCTAGAATGTAA
- the F53H4.6 gene encoding DNA repair and recombination protein RAD54-like (Confirmed by transcript evidence): MTEKWTVYRDPINSTQNRDNKDTNGIASDDTNGDQEKWDSALKYRQAKAFWMRHTGQLNISARNANKNRANASERNEQRPDKNNDAIVIKPTNTSNDRKSLKRRPDALPDPPIEKRHKQTTVDSDDDVMIIERTPEKTNSFETPDSIDDDNMSDDMRCRNTFPYIPESRTTVTRMVRSEDGKESRKPCNEHLTTKWLQTQMDHNRGGIVIDENVLNKPRKAWQGASFLSSIFESFRKFKNSAGLSSALIVCPEAKLSEWMLAIRHQFDYARIFVLHKASTTGHETDYVEKIFQDLKETKKIPFGAVLLTTFAEFGKHEKAIVDHQWQLVYLDQGLFEMTRQMRNQIEGMKKLKTPNRFIFTDTSVRDRLEELWWNVDFVFPGRLSDYKTFQTNFQNVIEIGCRLDATPEEASTAYECIVALHVALKPLILSRLIKNPNDWFCRREISKKEVEHIKDIICPLSKRQRRCLKIYKRSDEVQGILRQSSAACVGLKKLTDICDHPGIHKGVTPETKKFGSIEDSGKVRIVFQLLDMWLGTPGAKVVIFTQRRQVAVMLEHFMKQKRIAYCSFLKAKNAYDRENVVNYFENTTDVQILLAPSIMFKLGMQLKKANKVIIFDPEWNPDSDVKHTREMSFLTKKVEDVTVVRLVSEGTVEDSSYFKKLWESGLASRLLSDPKFEPFVPRTTLEEFLTVRPKIKAGKNDMPVVKSHMKNRLLEYEDKQLLSSIIDTTRLDTIRTHFTSFQYHSTTSDRIKSRDVVNRAVRSIIQIDSRLARYWRQMYHQIVDEPTLDPPNPEFYVEPMQIDPYWEAVHPMVPRTSDREELNFLVAMAVDVRSHMLKCYGETEKKLRELFVRNADRSNPIRMFFIYDIFWTFAKFHENWQLWIIRPEYENQSSIRHSLRYDFSFQPDREPRRVGAGSYED, encoded by the exons ATGACAGAAAAATGGACTGTTTACCGCGATCCCATAAATTCAACGCAAAATCGTGATAATAAGGATACGAATGGTATTGCTTCTGACGATACGAATGGAGATCAAGAAAAATGGGATTCCGCTTTGAAATACCGTCAAGCTAAAGCTTTTTGGATGAG acataCTGGCCAGCTCAACATCTCTGCCAGAAATGCTAATAAAAATCGAGCCAATGCTTCCGAGAGGAATGAGCAACGCCCGGACAAGAACAATGACGCCATTGTAATTAAGCCAACAAATACTTCAAATGATAGAAAGTCATTGAAAAG aaggcCAGATGCTTTACCGGATCCACCAATTGAAAAGCGTCACAAACAGACAACAGTGGATAGTGATGACGATGTTATGATTATTGAAAGAACGCCGGAGAAAAC GAACTCATTTGAGACCCCCGACTCGATTGACGACGATAACATGTCCGATGATATGCGATGCAGAAATACATTTCCATACATTCCCGAGTCAAGGACAACTGTGACAAGAATGGTCCGCTCAGAAGATGGGAAAGAATCCAGAAAGCCTTG taaCGAGCATTTGACAACGAAATGGCTTCAAACTCAAATGGATCACAATCGCGGAGGAATCGTCATTGACGAGAACGTTTTGAACAAACCGCGAAAAGCATGGCAAGGAGCCTCGTTCTTGTCATCGATTTTCGAATccttccgaaaattcaaaaa TTCTGCTGGTCTGTCATCAGCACTAATAGTTTGCCCGGAAGCAAAACTATCGGAGTGGATGTTGGCGATTAGACACCAATTCGACTATGCCCGAATTTTCGTACTCCACAAAGCATCGACAACTGGACACGAAACTGACTACGTTGAGAAAATCTTTCAGGATCTTAAAGAAACTAAGAAGATTCCTTTCGGAGCAGTACTTCTCACCACATTCGCGGAATTTGGAAAGCACGAGAAGGCAATTGTCGATCATCAGTGGCAGCTTGTCTATCTAGATCAAGGACTATTTGAGATGACCAGACAGATGAGAAACCAGATTGAAGGGATGAAAAAGCTAAAAACACCGAATAGATTCATTTTCACTGACACCTCTGTGCGTGACAGATTGGAAGAATTGTGGTGGAATGTCGACTTTGTCTTTCCTGGACGGCTTTCGGATTACAAGACTTTTCAGACCAACTTCCAGAATGTTATTGAGATAGGCTGCAGGCTGGATGCAACTCCCGAGGAAGCAAGCACTGCTTATGAATGCATTGTTGCATTACATGTTGCGCTGAAACCTCTGATCTTGAGCAGATTGATCAAGAATCCCAACGATTGGTTTTGTCGGCGAGAGATATCGAAGAAAGAAGTGGAACACATTAAA gacaTTATCTGTCCGCTTTCGAAACGCCAACGCCGATGCTTGAAGATCTACAAAAGATCCGACGAGGTTCAAGGCATTTTGCGCCAAAGTTCTGCCGCTTGCGTGGGTCTCAAGAAGCTTACCGATATCTGCGACCACCCGGGAATCCACAAAGGTGTAACTCCGGAGACGAAAAAATTCGGATCAATTGAAGATAGTGGGAAGGTTAGGATAGTGTTCCAGTTGCTTGATATGTGGCTCGGCACGCCTGGCGCGAAGGTTGTCATATTTACCCAGCGAAGGCAGGTGGCAGTGATGCTGGAGCACTTCATGAAGCAGAAAAG AATTGCATATTGCTCATTTCTCAAAGCGAAAAATGCTTATGATCGCGAGAATGTTGTGAATTATTTTGAGAACACAACTGATGTCCAAATACTGCTGGCACCATCGATCATGTTCAAATTGGGAATGCAATTGAAGAAGGCGAATaaagttattatttttgatcCAGAATGGAATCCGGATTCAGATGTAAAGCATACGAGAGAGATGTCTTTCCTCACGAAAAAAGTGGAAGACGTTACCGTAGTCAGACTGGTCTCAGAGGGAACAGTTGAAGATTCAAGTTATTTCAA aaagcTGTGGGAGAGCGGCTTGGCTTCCAGACTTTTATCTGATCCCAAGTTCGAGCCATTTGTCCCGAGAACTACACTGGAAGAGTTTCTTACTGTGAGACCAAAAataaaagctggaaaaaacgACATGCCAGTTGTTAAATCGCATATG aagaACCGGCTTCTGGAGTATGAAGACAAGCAGCTTCTCTCTTCAATCATTGACACGACTCGCTTAGACACAATCAGGACCCACTTCACCTCTTTTCAATATCACTCTACGACCAGTGACCGGATTAAAAGCAGAGATGTTGTGAATCGGGCCGTCAGAAGTATTATACAGAT cGATAGTCGTCTTGCGCGCTACTGGAGGCAGATGTATCATCAGATAGTCGATGAACCGACTTTGGATCCACCAAATCCTGAATTCTACGTGGAGCCAATGCAGATAGACCCGTATTGGGAAGCCGTTCATCCAATGGTACCCAGGACTTCTGACCGGGAAGAG CTCAACTTTCTTGTTGCAATGGCCGTCGATGTTCGCTCTCATATGCTGAAATGTTACGGTGAAACGGAAAAGAAGCTTCGAGAACTGTTTGTGAGAAATGCAGACCGTTCAAACCCGATTCGAATGTTTTTCATTTACGATATCTTCTGGACGTTTGCCaagtttcatgaaaattggcaattatGGATCATTCGTCCAGAGTATGAAAATCAATCTTCGATACGGCACAGTTTGAGATACGACTTCTCTTTCCAGCCTGACCGTGAACCCAGAAGAGTGGGGGCCGGAAGCTATGAAGACTAG
- the F53H4.2 gene encoding DUF19 domain-containing protein (Confirmed by transcript evidence) translates to MMIKYTILLLSCVSLQLAFPTDVPVDTVETTAATTAENITECDQISQDIAKCFVSVIQKNLLSASSWEALLMDKNKMIEMISDLENASCIVTSECLTVKAMKYSHDSIIQIGHLVYEHGFDCLQKEYKNIETYWYTCSNSSMSTEFLPIEQLEFNVICAGSKLECSSEEQLVLIEAALKGIDIFKTLGEYGQLQRADGQSPSENEDISTIVTNIAARLK, encoded by the exons atgatgataaaGTACACGATACTTCTGCTTTCCTGTGTTTCTTTGCAATTAGCATTCCCTACAGATGTCCCAGTGGATACTGTCGAAACTACTGCTGCAACGACGGCGGAAAATATTACAGAGTGTGATCAGATCTCCCAAGATATTGCAAAATGCTTTGTTTCGGTCATT CAAAAAAACCTACTTTCTGCTTCATCATGGGAGGCTCTTCTTAtggacaaaaataaaatgatagAAATGATTAGCGATTTGGAAAATGCATCTTGCATTGTCACATCGGAATGTCTGACAGTTAAAGCCATGAAATATTCACATGACTCTATTATTCAAATCGGTCATCTTGTCTATGAGCATGGGTTCGATTGCTTGCAAAAA gaatataaaaacattgaaacgtACTGGTACACGTGCTCAAATTCCTCCATGTCAactgaatttttgccaatAGAGCAGTTGGAATTTAATGTTATTTGTGCCGGTTCAAAATTAGAATGCTCTTCGGAAGAACAACTTGTTCTGATTGAAGCTGCGCTCAAAGGAATTgatatatttaaaactttggGAGAATACGGACAACTTCAACGAGCTGATGGACAGTCTCCAAGCGAAAATGAAGATATCTCGACAATTGTGACGAATATTGCAGCTCGACTTAAGTAA